Genomic segment of Panicum virgatum strain AP13 chromosome 2K, P.virgatum_v5, whole genome shotgun sequence:
TTGATAGTTACTTCTAGTCATTGTTTCTTTTTACCAAAAACTTCAAGATAATTCTGTTGGCCATTAGGCAGGCTCATGGTGTATGTACTGatgttgttctttttcttctaaTTGTGTAGCTGTTTTTAGATGTACCCTTGCACCATTGTTTGCCATTGGAAATTTAAGAAAAATGGTCGCATATAAAATATAGGATGTCAATGGTATTGAGGAACACAGTATCAGGGTAGCCATTTGTAAATTTGAAAGAACAATATTCTGTTGTTTGCTTGATAGAGTACCGCAGTAACATTTGAAAGGTTCAGCAAATTCGCAAACCTTGGAAGCTGATATGCTGAATGCATTAATGGATCGTTGGGGATATAGGCTTTTGCATGCTGTTTAGATAAAATACTTCTGTAGTATTTTATGGTCAACCACATTAATCATGGGGAGATTTGGAAGTTAGTTAAATGTCCGCACTCTTTTCAAATACCTTTTGTTCCTTCAATCACTCCAGTCTGTCAACATTTACATCTTTCTATTAGTGTTCTAAGTACTAGTGCCATCATTATTGTCTGCAGCCATTTCCTGTTTATTTATTCACGAGCTAATAAGTCTGTATTGAGTTGTCATACTCTATCGATCAAGAAAACTTTgccttcaaaattttatttatccATGGAAGCTGGCAAATCCGATGTAGTTGCTGCAACTGTAGTGAGGTCAAAGTTAGTTTTCCTGTCAAATGGTTGGCTTGACAGATATCTCACTATCTGGCACAGTGACTAGCTGTAGGCTACAGATGTACTCCCATTATGCATACCGTTTGGCTGCAGCAATTTTAACATGTTTTATAATTAATGTGATGCGGACACTTCTAACCATGACACATCTTGGCCCAAGATTTGACAAAATATTTCTGATTATTGCAGGTATGCCCTATGTGCAGCACAGAAGTTTCAACCTCGGGCAACAAGGAGGCAGAAGTTTCAGCCTCGGGCAACAAGGAAGCGTGACCCACTCTCATATGGCCATTTTCGGCACTTAATGGGAATAACTAGCAGCATCAGTGTAGCATCTGTATTGTTGAAGCAAAAGCAGAAAAACTTATTAGAACATGAAAGGATATTGtgtttcaaacaaaaaaaaacatgcaagGAGGTCAGGAAATATTTAATCCTCGTTTCACTCTTTTTCTCTTGGCTCTGCTCACTGAACTTTCTCTGCCTTGCCGAAATGCTTTATGTTCCCTTGGGACGCCTTGTGGCTGTAGTATGATCCATAAATGCACtgattatatttatatattatttAGTCATTCTTTTTACTGGTCCCATGATCATCGTGTATATTTGCTTGTTAAATGCTGATGACATTATTGCTTATGACATTTTGAGTGGTCACGAACAAGTTGGCATTTTGAGTATGAATATGTAATGTAGGGAATAGAAATAAGCTACTATAAGAAGGCTTTATATAGGCAGGTAAAGCCGGTCTGTACAGGTGGCTTTACCTGCCCAAGCCGGTGACCCTTTACATATCTTCTTGGCAGTCTCTGAACAAAGCAGCTCTCAAACCCGGAGACATGGTGCATCAAGGAGATTTTGGGGGAAGGGAAACCTGGCTCATCCGATCCATGCAACCCGTTGGGCCACTTCACGGCGTCTTTTCCGACTCCTGCCGCGGCCATCCTGGTGCCAACGCGCTGGTGCCGCCGGCCGTCGCGCCACAGAGTTTTCAGGCAGCCCGAGGGCCATCCCCACCGCTGCTGGAGCTGGACCATGCCTCAGGCCGGGGGCAGTTGCTCGCGGAAGCCAGGATGGAGATCAGGAGCGATCTGAAGTCGTGAGGGAGCTGAATTCCCGTCTATGCCTGCCGTCGCATGTTGTCTGTTGGCAACAAGATTCTGAATTTCTGTTCTCGTTTCTTCTTCGTCAGTAGGAAGCCTTGCTCAATTGAACTTGTACCTGCATGGCTCTTGAGCCTATGGTATATGACTGTTAAAACTTCCCCTGTTTTTGTTACTAGAATGTAGATCGCTCTCGGTATTAGTTAAATTGCTGTACCCTTTTTCTGACCGGTGTAGTCATGAGATTATGACTCTGGTGTCCAACTACACATGCAAGGGCCCTAGTTTTAGCATGTGTCAGTAATCGTAGAAAGGGAAAACAAATACCAATATGGAACACATCTGTAGATGTTTTCGTTTTTTTTTGGAATGTGGATCAGTGTATACTGCCGGTTCTTTAGGTACGTGCGTTCATAGATGTGAGTATGCATGCACTGTGAATAGTCTGAGTTGCAGTGCAACCTCTCTAAATGAAATGAGTGCTTTTCTGAAGGGAAAAGAAACATAAATGAGCCTGCTAATTCAAGGACGAGGTAAGCTGACTGTTGGGCTGTCGTGGGCCTTGAATGATCTGGCCCAACTCAATTAGGGGTATGAAATGAGTGCTTTTctgaagggaaaagaaaaataaatgagcCTGCTAATTCAAGGACGAAGTAAGCTGACTGTTGGGCTGTCGTGGGCCTTGAATGATCTGGCCCAACTCAATTAGGGGTCAGGTGTAAGTCGGTTTCctctaaaaaaaaaaggtgtaAGTCGGTTAGGCCCACAACCTACCTATGCACTCcgtggctcgccggcgccgcagcaGCGAGTCGCTCCCGACGCCAAATCCCTGTTCcttcccttcctctctccccCGCTCCGGCGGTCGCCTCCGCCCTCCGCCCGGCCGAGGCCCGCAACTATACTCTGACCTAGGAGGAGGGTCGAAGGGCGTAACGCTCCCTCACGGGAGGTGAGGAGGATGTCGGGGTTCGGCGATGGGTACGTGGGGACGGCGCAGGACGCGGTGAAGATCCGGCGGCTGGAGAAGCAGCGCGAGGCGGAGCGCCGCAAGATCGAGGAGCTGAAGAACAAGTCTGCCGACGGGCAGCCCGGCCTCCTGCAGTTCGGCTCCAGCACCTCCGAGGTAATTGCTGTCACGGCGGCTTCCCTTGCCCTCCCATCTGCCTCGCTACCAAATCCTATCTATAATTTTTAGTGTCCCCATGTCATTTTCCTAATAAAACTCGAGCGTTGTTCAGGATTTGAACCTTGTATTTGCCTGTATTTTCACCTAGTTAGCTTTACTTGAGTTAGCAAAAGCTGCCATGGGGCTATACTTGATCTGTGCTTGATTTTACTCTGTTTGATTTACGCCTGTACGATCCAATTTCGAGTAGCTTTTCCACGCATGGCTTTTGCTGCGGGACCGATGAAGAGATAGTATTTTCTGTGTTTGCTATATCACAGACCAAGTTATGTGTTTTCAGTTCCAcgaccatatatatatatgttatccAGTCGTTTGATAATCATTTGAATTTTCGGAAGCAGGATGTCAGTATGTCACAACATTTTGTATATACCTTTGAATTTTTGTTTCACGAGCTAACATTAATAGCTGTTACATTCAGATTCTTGAGACTGCATTTAAGAAGGAAACAGTTGGTCTCGTCACGAGAGAGCAGTATGTGGAAAAGGTAATTACGCAATTTCTACATACATTAGTTTTTGCCAGCACCATTTTTGACTTTCCATCTAATTTATCGGCTATATGATCGAGCAGAGGGTTAACATCCGAACCAAGATcgaggaggaagagaaagagaaaCTTCAGAAGTTGCAACAAGAGTGAGTTTGAACTTTGCATCCTAGCCTGTTATTCTGTTAGATATAAAATATCGATGTATTCTTTCCCTTAACAAAACAATGATGTCATGATGTGTTTCCTGTCGCAGAGAAGAAGAATTACAAAtgcagaaaaggaaaaagaggagAGTGAAGGGTGATCCACGATTATCTTTCTGTGATGACATTGAGAATGGAAGTGATGAAGATGATTTTGAGAATCGTACGCTCCTTCTAACCCATCCGTGGTCTTACTATTCTATTGTTTCCTTACCTCATTTATGGACATTTGTCTATCATACCTTTTCACTTTTTTTGGTACCATCTGTGGTCTATTGCATTGAACAAGGTTTTTTCTTTGTTTCACTATTTCCCTACTTGTGTGTGGTGATTATTGCTTATCATTTCATATTTCGTTTGCTAGCATAGTCTGGATCATTTGATGATTAATATTAAATGTACACATGTATATAATTTGTTCATGTACCTGTTTCCGTCTTCCAATAATTGCCTATTGCGCTGTAGCTTTCAAATTCTACAAGCTTTTTGGTGAAGCATTGTCTTGATGCTTTAGGCCAATGAGGACTCTGGTGTTGCATTTCTTTCTGTAGCAGTCTTGAGTTTGAAAGCTTATATCTATGGGAGCCATTTGCTTTTAACTTTGCTTCAGTTGTTGAACTGGTGAGGTGATGAAGTTTGATCGACATTACTATATTTTGTGTATAGTTGACCTGTAGAGAAACACCAAGGCGAATTAAATGGGTTTTGTTCATGGCTTAATCTAGAACAGATTTGTTCTCTTTTATTGACACTGGCGACATGTCTCAGTGTCTTCTGTCTTGACTCGTAAACTATTACCTGAAACTACCCAAGAATTATAAAATTACTTCGAAGCTAATATGAACATAATTCTTGGTATTCTGTACAGAAGAAACTCAAAAGAAAAATGGCCCTATCAAACTTGGAAAAGATCCAACTGTCGAAACAAGTTTTCTACCAGACAGGTATTTCTGTTAGTTTGCGACTAGTACTTAGGAGTTTTGATTGATTCTTCATTTCCAAGCTTTATTTGACCTGCAAGCTATTTGCTAAGAATGATCCTTCAGAGAGAGGGAGGCAGAGGAACAAGCAGAACGAGAACGACTGAAGAAGCAGTGGTTGCGTGAGCAGGAGTTGATCAAAAGTATTGCCACATTCTGATAGCATTATTCATCTTAATTAATGTACTATAACTTGCATTTCGGATGATTTTTTATTCCTATACGATCAACCATTTTATGTCACATTTCAGATGAACCTCTCTCAATTACCTACAGTTACTGGGATGGGACTGGGCACAGGagagttatccaggttaatTTTGACCATAACTGAACTTGGGCTTGCAGTCTTTGAAATTTGAACTGCACAATTAAAACATAGCCTACTACAATGCCAGGTTCGTAAAGGTGACACTATTGGAGAATTCCTAAGGGCTGTTCAACAGCAGCTTGCCCCTGAGTTCCGTGAAGTACGGACAACATCAGTTGAGAACCTGCTTTATGTGAAGGAGGATCTTATCATTCCTCATGTATGCAAGCTTAGTTTCTTCTCTCTTAAGTTACATAGTTTTGTTTAGATTCATTGAACCGTTTTCTTATTCCATGTTCCCTCTTTTTGTTTGACAGCAACACAGCTTCTATGAATTAATTATTAACAAAGCGAGGGGCAAGAGTGGACCGGTaattcttgttctttttgggcaCATGGATATTATGTTCAGCTCAAATACATTGTTTGTTCTATAgctttttttctagatttttgggtaaaaaaaatattaatgtGTAACTAATGCATGATGGTTTCTTTCTGTGTTGATGTTTTCAACTTGTGTGGTCTGTACCTTCTTACAACTGATCACTGTTTCTATTTTATCAAGGAAGACTAGcagtttcttttttctttcttatccTCATTAATTTGTCATTTTAAGAATATTGGAGCTGAAACcaaaatattttataatttaATGTACAAATTTGGTTGCTTACTGATGTTTCTGTTTTTTAGATGGACTAGCTCTTTCTGGCCTAAAAGTTTAAACATTTACTGCCTGATTTCTATTGGCAGCTTTTCCATTTTGATGTTCATGAGGATGTCCGTACCATCGCCGATGCAACGAAAGAGAAGGATGAGGTGATGCATGTTTTGCAATGTCCTATTCGCAGTTTCTAGTTTCTCATATGTTGCATTCTAAAACCATGTTTGATGATTGCAGTCTCACGCGGGGAAGGTTGTAGAGAGGCATTGGTATGAGAAAAACAAGCATATATTCCCGGCCTCAAGATGGGAGGTTCGACAATTTCACAATCTTATATCTTCCATGCTTCATTTATTTCACTTTTTATTTCACAGTAGTTTCATTTGTTTGCTGATGATTCAAATTATATTGCAGATCTATGACCCAACTAAAAAGTGGGAGCGCTACACAATCCATGGGGACTAGAGTGTAGAATATCACATACAGAGCTAAGTTATTTGTACTTGAGATGCCTGGAATTACTACCACATTGTATGAGAATGATGCGATGTGTCATGAGTGGAATAGGAAAGGTTATTAGTGTTGTATGAATGTGCGATTTACTTTTGATGCCTGGAATTACTACCACATCTGTACTTTTGTTTGCAAATATTTTCAATGTTTGATTATACTCTGTTATAACATTCAGTGAATGGCAAAATTTCGCATTTTTATTACTAGTCATGTGAAACCTGTACCTTTTTATGGCTCATATTTCCCATTTtatattttgaattttttaagaACACTATAATGTCCTGTTACAAATTGATCTCATATAAGCGATGATTGTCGTGTGACTCCTCTGGATATATATCTATAACTTGCCGTTGTCTATCGTTGATTTGCAGAATAGGTTCATGCTTTGCGACAAATGTATTAGACTTCCTTGGTGGCATAATGTGAGCTTCATCTTTGTTCATGCTAGTCTATCAAACTAACGGCGGCAAAGTACAAGTCATCCTGAATTCTTGGTAGAAAGGCTTCCTTTCTCAATTCTGGCAGGTAGCATCGTGGCAGCTTAGTAGACGCTGCTATATATCAACTGCACTAGCCTATCACCTAATGCCCTACCTGTTGGAACAGGTTTGTACAATAAGAGTGGCATATGAACCATGATCATCCCAATCAGTTGCACTAAACCACACTAGCATGAGCTATCTTAACTGACTGAAACCTAGACCAAACAGGATTAGGACTAAGATTCCCTCTGCTCCATGCAATGCTCACCTCTCTCCTACTACCACTACACTGTAAAGCTACACCAAACCCTCCTCTAACTCGCTTCAAAAACCCAACCCCCTCCCATTGCCAGCCTGCCTCACCACACATCGATCTCCATGGCTTCCCtcgccatcctcctcctcttggCGCGCTTCTCCAGTTCCATAGCCGTCTCCTCCAATTCCTACATCTCTAGGAGCACCGAGCAGCAGGTcatcgccgccgtggcgccggcAGTTGTTCCTGACGTCGACGGCCAGAGCGCGCAGCCGTTCCTCACCTCGCCCTCCGGGTCGTTCGCCGCCTACCTCTGCCGCGCAGTGGACAGtgccggcggcctcggcggcgacacGTGCTATGTCCAAGTCCAGcaggcgggcgccggcggcagcgtgTGGGAGTCGGACTGCACGCCGGTGGCGCGGCGCCGACGCGTGCGACCTGGCCTTCTCGCCGGTCGGGCTCGAGCTCTTCACGGGCGGGCACTCGTTGTGGGACACCGGGGTCGACGCCGCCGACCCTTGGACGCTGAGCcttgacgacggcggcgacatGAAGATCATTAGCAAGGAAGGTGTGGCCGTGTGGGCGGCAAGCGGCGAGCCCTGGACGGGGCAGCAGTGCGGGGCACCCTTGCCGGTGTCCCCGGCACCTTCGACGGACAGCGTGCTCCCACCACCGTCGACCGCCGGTTCGAAACTCGTGACGCCGCCGTCAGCGACTCTTGCCGGTGCAGGGACGAGCACGGACTTTTCTTCCGGAGACcaaccagcgccgccacccgtcGACACGTTGCCGGGCATGCCGGTTCAGCCGCCAGTTGACACGGCGCCCGAGCAGCCACTGGCACCGCCGCCAGCAGACGCGTCACCGGACTTGCCGGACCTGCCTactctgccaccgccgccggcgccggaccagccgctgccgccacccccTCTAGCTGACGTGTCGCCGGACCAGCCACTGTACCCGtcaccgcctcctgctccggctaCCTTTGGCCCTGACACGCCAGTTGCGCCCCCTTTCGGCGTGCCACTCGCCACCCCTccgcccggcgccggcgacgactcATCACTCCCAGGCATCGCCACGCCGCCTGGCGAACCAGGCTCACCAGGCGGCGGGCCCTTCTCGGGACCATCCCCTGCCGGCATGCCGCACCCGCACGGGCCGGCGCATCCGCACCAGCTGCCCCTCggagcctcgccgccggtgccggacGCGCTGGCGCCGGGCGCGCACGGCGCGGGTGCCGGGAAGCAGGCCGCGCCCGGGGTACCCTTCGGCCACGGGCAGCAGCCAGAGGGGCAAGGCGTGTTCGGCCAGCAGCCGCAGCTGCTCAACGGCGAGGGGCAGGCGTTGGAGGAGAGCTCCGGCGGGTGGTCGGGAAGCGAGCGCGGCAGACTGGCCTTGTTCGCTGTGATGGAGACGACGGCGTTGGGCTTTGTGTTTTAGTTTGTTGTCCCTTCCATCGTGTTGGGGCTTGGATGGTCATTTCTGTAGTGTTGCTTTCGGATGGTGATGGTCTGATCTGAGGCTATGGTTTGTTTTGTGGATTGGGGTAGTAAATTCTGTGTAAAACATGCTACCGTATGCTGCCTGATTTAGGATAGTATATGATCCACCCGCCGTATGTATGCAGTATGCTGCTTCTTTTGTTTATTGTCCTGTATACTGTCAAATTTAGCATGATTCATGAAACTAAACTACAGGTGTTGTGGTACTAAAAGTTGATCCATATCTGCACGAGTCAACTGATGTGAAGAAATCGCAACATATCTGAATCCTTCGGAACGGATTGGAAATCTAATACTTGTACAGAAGCACAAGGTAGCTTGGATTAATAATTTTCTAAAAGAACCAGCTGAGTATTGTCCAGTATTTATGCCTTGCTTACAGTCATCGATCCGATGATGACACTCATGTTTAAAGATTTAGAGGACGCAGGCccagcctcgccggcgccgtcgccagAGCCAGGACTGCTTCATGCGTGTACATGCATCACCGATCACGGATCACCTGCGCGCCGAGCTACGGCTGCCTGCTGGCGGAGTGGCCCTGCCGGGCAGCTCGGGAATCGGGATCAGGCCAAAGCGCTCCTGCTTCTTTCGAtcgtgcggggggggggggggggggggggggttgatcTCTCTGGGTTTGATCTCTCTGGCCCgtggcggatgcaggattgGAGGCAAGGAGGGTTGAAATAATAtagatgttgatttgtgtgaagatttaatggtgatttggaGGTCTTGCTATAGTGTTTTACGTGTAATTAGGGGAGCTtagggggggcttgagcccccctagcccccctcctgTATCCGCCCCTGCTCTGGCCCATGGTGAGTGGTGAACAAATTTCGGCATTGCAGCCTTGCATGCGCTCGGGCTTGCGGGTTTAATTTGCCCCCACgcatacatactatatatacACACTCAAGTGCTAGGGTTTTATCTGCTCACCCCCTCATTTCTTTACCTCTCggctctctctcggccgccacCCCTTCCCTTCCCGATACCCCGATCCAGCTCCTCCagcgccgcgcgctcgccgctaGAGTTGCGGGGCACACGGGCGTGGCCGCGGATTGCGGGCACGGGCGTCGCTTCCTTCCCGTGGTGGGTTGCTGTGCCCCCAGCGGCGAGCCATGTTTCCTTACCTTCCCCAGCGGCGAACCGAGGACCTCGCCAATCAGCGCGAGGCGGAGGAGTGTGTGCGCATTGCCAAGGATTTCCTGATGGCGGGCGACCCTGAGCGCTGCTGGCGGTTACTCATCCGTGTCCTCACCATCGACCCATGCGTCCCTCGCGGCGAGCTCCTCTATGTCGTCGCCACCGCCCTTCGCGCCGCCCAGCACGAGCGCCTCCCGTGCGGGGCCCCAGAACCCTACTCCGTCTTTGGCCTCATCCCCACCGTCCCAGCCGCCCGCGACCCTGCCGTCATCGAAAGATACTATCGCCGCGCCTCCGACGTGCTCAACCACACCGGCCCCTACGACCCGTGCACGCCCGCCTTCACCCAGGCCGCTTGCCTCGTAGCTGATGCCTGGGCCTTCCTGTCGGATCCTGACCGCAAAGCTTCCCTGGACTCTAGATTCGAAGATGAAGCAGCCGCCGCAGTACCCACTGCTCCGCCTCAGCCAGCGCTGCAGATGACGCCGCGGCTGCCGACAGCACAGGCTGTCACAGCACAGGCTGGGCTGGATGGCCTGGGCTGCGGAAAGCGTTTAAAGAAGCCCCTGAATAGAATGAACTTGTAATCGCCATCTTGGGCGTGTCTTATTTTACCAGCAATGTGTATGAGAGAGAGGGTAGATTTGGTTGGATGTATCGAGTTAAACTGTGAACTATGTGTTCCCTAATCTTGGCTC
This window contains:
- the LOC120685474 gene encoding protein XAP5 CIRCADIAN TIMEKEEPER isoform X2, giving the protein MSGFGDGYVGTAQDAVKIRRLEKQREAERRKIEELKNKSADGQPGLLQFGSSTSEILETAFKKETVGLVTREQYVEKRVNIRTKIEEEEKEKLQKLQQEEEELQMQKRKKRRVKGDPRLSFCDDIENGSDEDDFENQTQKKNGPIKLGKDPTVETSFLPDREREAEEQAERERLKKQWLREQELIKNEPLSITYSYWDGTGHRRVIQVRKGDTIGEFLRAVQQQLAPEFREVRTTSVENLLYVKEDLIIPHQHSFYELIINKARGKSGPLFHFDVHEDVRTIADATKEKDESHAGKVVERHWYEKNKHIFPASRWEIYDPTKKWERYTIHGD
- the LOC120685474 gene encoding protein XAP5 CIRCADIAN TIMEKEEPER isoform X1, with amino-acid sequence MSGFGDGYVGTAQDAVKIRRLEKQREAERRKIEELKNKSADGQPGLLQFGSSTSEILETAFKKETVGLVTREQYVEKRVNIRTKIEEEEKEKLQKLQQEEEELQMQKRKKRRVKGDPRLSFCDDIENGSDEDDFENQETQKKNGPIKLGKDPTVETSFLPDREREAEEQAERERLKKQWLREQELIKNEPLSITYSYWDGTGHRRVIQVRKGDTIGEFLRAVQQQLAPEFREVRTTSVENLLYVKEDLIIPHQHSFYELIINKARGKSGPLFHFDVHEDVRTIADATKEKDESHAGKVVERHWYEKNKHIFPASRWEIYDPTKKWERYTIHGD
- the LOC120695458 gene encoding uncharacterized protein LOC120695458, giving the protein MFPYLPQRRTEDLANQREAEECVRIAKDFLMAGDPERCWRLLIRVLTIDPCVPRGELLYVVATALRAAQHERLPCGAPEPYSVFGLIPTVPAARDPAVIERYYRRASDVLNHTGPYDPCTPAFTQAACLVADAWAFLSDPDRKASLDSRFEEPPPPPSLPSPFSPLSPGGGTGAWMPEGARGRTAGSTAASSTPAAAHRPRAPSGGAAASSLPGATTVVAVGGGGSAAGGGTVVVVAAAAADECFILKELESLSKSPRRRERAGEKRGVSGKGWN